The Gemmatimonadales bacterium genome includes the window GTGGGAAGAAGAGATTGGGCAGCGGCGGCAGGGCGAAGCCGCCTTCGTTGAGCGCCCGCGCGATGGGCCCCGCGGACTCCTCGGTGCCCTCGATCAGCATCCGGACGATCTCTTCCGGCGCGAGCGCGGCGAGCCGCTGCGCGAGGTGGTCGGACGGCACGACGTCGAGCGTCTCCGAGATCAGGAACTCCCGTGCCTCGGGCGCCTCGAGCACCTCGGCCAGGAGCTTTCGCACCTGGTGGATGGTCGCGACCCGGGAGAGCACCGCGGCAAACTGGCGATGCTCCCGCTGCGCTGTTTCGAGATCGATGATGTCGTCGTAGAGAAAATCTTCGCGGGTGCCCGGCGTCACCGCCTGCAGCTCGGGGCCGGGCGTGTGCACCAGCACTGCCTGCAGCGGACCGATCTCGGACGAGACGTGGAGGCAGGACATGCCCACAACGTAAACGAGGCGCTAGCGGTTGGTCAGTGCGTAGCTCAGCGTCTCGAGCTCGAGTGCCAGATTCACTGTCTTCACCACGACGTCATCGGGCACGGCCAGCTGCAGCGGCGCGAAGTTGAGCAGCGCCTTCACACCGAGCCGCACGAGCCGGTCGGTCACCGCCTGGGCGGCGTCGGGGGGTGTCACGACCACCGCCATCTCGACCGGCTGGGCGGTGAGCTCCCGCTCCAGGTCCGCGATGTCCCGCACGGTAAGCCCGTTCCACTGGTGGCCGATCTTGGCCGGATCGACGTCGAAGATCGCGGCGATGTCAAACCCGCGCTGCCGGAACCCGCGATACTGCGCGAGCGCGCCGCCGATCTTCCCCGCCCCGATCATCGCCACGCGATAGCGGCGCTCGAGTCCCAGGATTTCTCGCAGCCGGCCGAGCAACTCCGGCACCGGGTAACCCAGCCCGCGCTTGCCGAACGAGCCGAAGAACGAGAGGTCCTTGCGCACTTGCGCCGACGTGGTGCCGCCGCGCGAGGCGAGCGCCTCGGAGCTGATGGTGGCGAGTCCCTCCTCGTCGAACTCCTCCAGGAACCGCAGGTACAGGGAGAGGCGACGCACCGTGCTCTCCGCGACTTTGC containing:
- a CDS encoding redox-sensing transcriptional repressor Rex, producing the protein MRKVAESTVRRLSLYLRFLEEFDEEGLATISSEALASRGGTTSAQVRKDLSFFGSFGKRGLGYPVPELLGRLREILGLERRYRVAMIGAGKIGGALAQYRGFRQRGFDIAAIFDVDPAKIGHQWNGLTVRDIADLERELTAQPVEMAVVVTPPDAAQAVTDRLVRLGVKALLNFAPLQLAVPDDVVVKTVNLALELETLSYALTNR